A genomic stretch from Leishmania donovani BPK282A1 complete genome, chromosome 36 includes:
- a CDS encoding elongation factor 2, with the protein MEPMFVVDIQTVEHAMGGIYGVLTRRRGVIIGEENRPGTPIYNVRAYLPVAESFGFTADLRAGTGGQAFPQCVFDHWQEYPGDPLEPKSLANTTTLAIRTRKGLKPDIPGLDQFMDKL; encoded by the coding sequence ATGGAGCCGATGTTCGTGGTGGACATCCAGACCGTGGAGCACGCCATGGGCGGCATCTACGGTGTGCTGacccgccgccgtggcgtgATCATTGGCGAGGAGAACCGCCCCGGCACGCCCATCTACAATGTGCGCGCGTACCTGCCGGTTGCGGAGTCGTTCGGCTTCACTGCCGACCTGCGCGCTGGAACTGGCGGTCAGGCCTTCCCGCAGTGCGTGTTCGACCACTGGCAGGAGTACCCCGGCGACCCGCTGGAGCCGAAGTCGCTGGCCAACACGACGACGCTTGCCATCCGCACGCGCAAGGGCCTGAAGCCGGATATCCCCGGCCTGGACCAGTTCATGGATAAGTTGTAA
- a CDS encoding elongation factor 2 → MVNFTVDQVRELMDYPDQIRNMSVIAHVDHGKSTLSDSLVGAAGIIKMEEAGDKRIMDTRADEIARGITIKSTAISMHYHVPKEMIGDLDDDKRDFLINLIDSPGHVDFSSEVTAALRVTDGALVVVDCVEGVCVQTETVLRQALTERIRPVVFINKVDRAILELQLDPEEAYQGFVKTLQNVNVVVATYNDPSMGDVQVSPEKGTVAIGSGLQAWAFSLTRFANMYAAKFGVDELKMRERLWGDNFFDAKNKKWIKQETNADGERVRRAFCQFCLDPIYQIFDAVMNEKKDKVDKMLKSLHVTLTAEEREQVPKKLLKTVMMKFLPAAETLLQMIVAHLPSPKKAQAYRAEMLYSGEASPEDKYFMGIKNCDPAAPLMLYISKMVPTADRGRFFAFGRIFSGKVRSGQKVRIMGNNYVYGKKQDLYEDKPVQRSVLMMGRYQEAVEDMPCGNVVGLVGVDKYIVKSATITDDGESPHPLRDMKYSVSPVVRVAVEAKNPSDLPKLVEGLKRLAKSDPLVVCSIEESGEHIVAGAGELHLEICLKDLQEDFMNGAPLKISEPVVSFRETVTDVSSQQCLSKSANKHNRLFCRGAPLTEELALAMEEGTAGPEADPKVRARFLADNYEWDVQEARKIWCYGPDNRGPNVVVDVTKGVQNMAEMKDSFVAAWQWATREGVLCDENMRGVRVNVEDVTMHADAIHRGGGQIIPTARRVFYACCLTASPRLMEPMFVVDIQTVEHAMGGIYGVLTRRRGVIIGEENRPGTPIYNVRAYLPVAESFGFTADLRAGTGGQAFPQCVFDHWQEYPGDPLEPKSLANTTTLAIRTRKGLKPDIPGLDQFMDKL, encoded by the coding sequence ATGGTGAACTTTACCGTCGATCAGGTCCGCGAGCTGATGGACTATCCGGACCAGATCCGGAACATGTCCGTGATTGCTCACGTCGACCACGGCAAGTCGACGCTGTCCGACTCTCTCGTTGGTGCTGCCGGCATCATCAAGATGGAGGAGGCCGGCGATAAGCGGATCATGGATACGCGCGCGGATGAGATCGCGCGTGGTATCACGATCAAGTCCACCGCCATCTCCATGCACTACCACGTGCCGAAGGAGATGATTGGCGATCTGGATGACGACAAGCGCGACTTCCTGATCAACCTGATCGACTCCCCCGGACACGTCGACTTCAGCTCCGAGGTGACTGCCGCTCTTCGTGTGACGGACGGCGCGCTGGTCGTGGTGGACTGCGTggagggcgtgtgcgtgcagacggagacggtgctgcgccaggcGCTGACGGAGCGCATCCGCCCTGTTGTGTTCATCAACAAGGTGGACCGCGCCATCCTTGAGCTCCAACTGGACCCCGAGGAGGCGTACCAGGGCTTCGTGAAGACGCTGCAGAACGTGAACGTGGTGGTTGCCACGTACAATGACCCCAGCATGGGCGACGTGCAGGTGTCCCCCGAGAAGGGCACTGTGGCGATCGGCTCTGGCCTGCAGGCGTGGGCGTTCTCGCTGACCCGCTTTGCGAACATGTATGCGGCGAAGTTCGGCGTGGACGAGCTGAAGATGCGCGAGCGCCTGTGGGGCGACAACTTCTTCGACGCGAAGAACAAGAAGTGGATCAAGCAGGAGACGAACGCCGATggcgagcgcgtgcgccgcgcgtTCTGCCAGTTCTGCCTAGACCCCATCTACCAGATCTTCGACGCTGTGATGAACGAGAAGAAGGACAAGGTGGACAAGATGCTCAAGTCGCTGCACGTGACGCTGACGGCTGAGGAGCGCGAGCAGGTGCCGAAGAAGCTTCTGAAGACGGTGATGATGAAGTTCCTGCCGGCTGCtgagacgctgctgcagatgaTCGTGGCGCACCTGCCGTCGCCCAAGAAGGCGCAGGCGTACCGCGCGGAGATGCTGTACTCTGGCGAGGCGTCGCCGGAGGACAAGTACTTCATGGGTATCAAGAACTGCGaccccgctgcgccgctcatGCTGTACATCAGCAAGATGGTGCCGACGGCCGACCGCGGCCGCTTCTTTGCCTTTGGCCGCATCTTCTCCGGTaaggtgcgcagcggccAGAAGGTGCGCATCATGGGTAACAACTACGTCTACGGCAAGAAGCAGGACCTGTACGAGGACAAGCCTGTGCAGCGCTCCGTGCTGATGATGGGCCGCTACCAGGAGGCCGTGGAGGACATGCCGTGCGGTAACGTGGTGGGCCTTGTGGGCGTGGACAAGTACATTGTGAAGTCCGCGACGATCACGGACGACGGCGAGAGcccgcacccgctgcgcGACATGAAGTACTCTGTGTCGCCCGTCGTGCGTGTGGCCGTGGAGGCGAAGAACCCGTCCGACCTGCCGAAGCTTGTGGAGGGCCTGAAGCGCCTTGCCAAGTCCGACCCGCTGGTGGTGTGCAGCATTGAGGAGTCTGGCGAGCACATTGttgccggcgctggcgagctTCACCTTGAGATTTGCCTGAAGGATCTCCAGGAGGACTTCATGAacggcgcgccgctgaagATCTCCGAGCCGGTGGTGTCGTTCCGCGAGACCGTGACGGACGTGTCGTCGCAGCAGTGCCTGTCGAAGTCTGCGAACAAGCACAACCGTCTCTtctgccgcggtgcgccgctgacagaggagctggcgctggcgatggaggagggcacCGCTGGCCCCGAGGCGGATCCgaaggtgcgcgcgcgcttcctTGCCGACAACTACGAGTGGGATGTGCAGGAGGCCCGCAAGATCTGGTGCTACGGCCCGGACAACCGCGGCCCGAACGTGGTCGTGGATGTGACGAAGGGTGTCCAGAACATGGCTGAGATGAAGGACTCCTTTGTTGCGGCGTGGCAGTGGGCGACCCGCGAGGGTGTGCTGTGCGACGAGAACAtgcgcggcgtgcgcgtgaaCGTGGAGGACGTGACGATGCACGCGGATGCCATTCaccgtggtggcggccagATCATCccgacggcgcgccgcgtGTTCTACGCGTGCTGCctgacggcgtcgccgcgcctGATGGAGCCGATGTTCGTGGTGGACATCCAGACCGTGGAGCACGCCATGGGCGGCATCTACGGTGTGCTGacccgccgccgtggcgtgATCATTGGCGAGGAGAACCGCCCCGGCACGCCCATCTACAATGTGCGCGCGTACCTGCCGGTTGCGGAGTCGTTCGGCTTCACTGCCGACCTGCGCGCTGGAACTGGCGGTCAGGCCTTCCCGCAGTGCGTGTTCGACCACTGGCAGGAGTACCCCGGCGACCCGCTGGAGCCGAAGTCGCTGGCCAACACGACGACGCTTGCCATCCGAACGCGCAAGGGCCTGAAGCCGGATATCCCCGGCCTGGACCAGTTCATGGATAAGTTGTAa
- a CDS encoding mitochondrial inner membrane signal peptidase, putative, with protein sequence MRWRQWWSALRYSKYGDVPFVLLGVLIGWNCDVSCAVKGVSMVPTLNPGEYILFVPYTMLQVRRWFNAPLVNLSDVVVVKVSDDLSVCKRVVKCTSSRAQAEEWGKEHYVEVMPAPYSPPVPQHMNGDDEDSTEVDSATNSERAYFDYVARNTVRSKDWDSCIDRIPNPSQWIWLEGDNKSESFDSRRCGPVPVECIRGLVLASIWPSPHALQRPPPPPRASQLH encoded by the coding sequence atgcggtggcggcaatgGTGGTCGGCGCTTCGCTACTCCAAGTACGGTGACGTCCCTTTTGTGCTTCTCGGCGTGCTCATCGGCTGGAACTGTGATGTGAGCTGTGCCGTGAAGGGGGTATCCATGGTGCCCACCTTAAACCCCGGTGAGTACATCCTCTTTGTCCCGTACACAATGCTTCAGGTACGCCGCTGGTTCAATGCCCCTCTGGTAAACCTGAGTGATGTGGTGGTTGTCAAGGTGTCCGATGACCTTTCAGTTTGCAAGAGAGTTGTCAAGTGCACCTCTAGCAGAGCACAGGCTGAGGAATGGGGCAAGGAGCACTACGTGGAAGTGATGCCTGCGCCGTACAGTCCACCGGTTCCACAGCACATGaatggcgacgacgaggactCAACAGAGGTGGACAGTGCGACGAACTCTGAGCGGGCCTACTTCGACTACGTTGCCCGTAACACCGTCCGCTCCAAAGACTGGGACTCGTGCATTGATCGCATCCCCAACCCCTCTCAGTGGATCTGGCTGGAGGGCGACAACAAATCCGAGAGCTTCGACTCTCGCCGTTGTGGACCAGTGCCGGTCGAGTGCATTCGTGGTCTTGTTCTTGCATCCATTTGGCCCTCTCCTCACGCCCTTCAGCgacccccaccaccaccgcgcgcaTCGCAGCTTCACTGA
- a CDS encoding SET domain protein, putative, with the protein MPISQRVAVVHDAATTPEQLDAFQRACPKSCDFFPAKDAAQLQCVVQHIHAASPSVYEVVVNLCTDGSGGANGGVTPALATLFFHHASLSYTGCRAATLNHPFDVLLMMLFYADVPLPPFALVDSVEAARRAAHRLKAPVQIRNTCGLLGLYRDCCTVQDAVEATLIRALHEHGKIVAWEVNESKERAVRVLVAGGSVKGAAAAIPVESCATAPLWAARAEEAAQRFGSAVSRYVLYDCGVASLTLNTLKENPGKWCFEDLVLNPALPHLVLQEAVPNLLASAPTAAELVASLLAEARKFHPAPTFEIKLHEDSRKGYHLCATKALRKGDVVFEDECRSFAVVTRPHVERHWDDPLKKTFTEYAWPLDSEGHLYAIWEEDPQRWRPINHSCDPNCIFAAPYSLNVIAARDIAAGEDLSMDYATFCDGTMKPFECLCGAACCRGVISADACSLAKYGEHSWLRKVPSAVKPLLP; encoded by the coding sequence ATGCCCATCAGCCAGCGCGTTGCCGTCGTGCATgatgccgccaccacgcctGAGCAGTTGGATGCATTTCAGCGAGCGTGCCCCAAGTCGTGTGATTTCTTCCCTGCGAAGGATGCTGCTCAGCTGCAGTGCGTTGTGCAGCACATCCACGCTGCGAGTCCGTCTGTATACGAAGTCGTGGTCAACCTCTGCACTGACGGGTCGGGCGGCGCCAACGGTGGCGTCACGCCCGCACTCGCCACTCTCTTCTTTCACCACGCGTCGCTGTCCTACACGGGATGCCGTGCTGCGACGCTCAACCATCCGTTCGACGTGCTTCTCATGATGCTCTTCTACGCAgatgtgccgctgccgccgtttgCACTTGTCGATTctgtggaggcggcgaggcgcgccgcgcacagGCTGAAAGCCCCGGTACAAATCCGCAATACATGCGGGCTGCTTGGACTCTACCGCGACTGCTGCACGGTTCAGGATGCCGTGGAGGCCACCCTGATACGCGCCCTTCACGAGCATGGAAAGATCGTCGCGTGGGAGGTAAACGAGTCAAAGGAGcgcgcggtgcgcgtgctcgTTGCTGGCGGCTCCGTgaagggggcggcggccgccattCCTGTTGAGTCAtgcgcaacggcgccgctgtgggcTGCCCGTGCGGAGGAAGCCGCGCAGCGTTTTGGATCGGCGGTCAGCCGTTACGTCTTGTACGACTGTGGCGTCGCGTCTTTAACGCTCAACACGTTGAAAGAGAACCCCGGCAAGTGGTGTTTCGAAGATCTTGTGCTGAATCCAGCCCTACCTCACCtcgtgctgcaggaggccgTGCCAAACTtgctggcgtcggcgccgacggcggcagagctggtcgcctcgctgctggcAGAGGCGCGAAAGTTCCACCCCGCTCCCACCTTTGAAATCAAACTGCACGAGGACTCCCGCAAAGGGTACCACCTGTGTGCCACCAAAGCTCTTCGCAAGGGTGACGTGGTGTTCGAGGATGAGTGCCGCAGCTTTGCGGTGGTGACTCGCCCGCACGTGGAGCGGCACTGGGATGACCCGCTCAAGAAGACCTTCACCGAGTACGCGTGGCCGCTGGACTCCGAGGGCCACTTGTACGCCATCTGGGAGGAGGACCCGCAGCGTTGGCGGCCCATCAATCATTCGTGCGACCCGAACTGCATCTTTGCCGCACCGTACTCCCTTAACGTCATCGCGGCGCGCGATATTGCGGCCGGCGAGGACTTGAGCATGGACTACGCCACCTTTTGCGACGGAACGATGAAGCCGTTCGAGTGCctgtgcggcgcggcgtgctgccgtggtgttatcagcgccgacgcctgcTCCCTCGCCAAGTACGGTGAGCACTCGTGGCTGCGCAAGGTGCCATCGGCAGTGAAGCCTCTTCTTCCTTGA
- a CDS encoding dolicholphosphate-mannose synthase: protein MQYSIIVPAYKECGNLEPLIRRVFAAVTEQGLPTQNVEMLIVDDNSRDGSKEVVERLHEEGFNVHMDVRTTERGLSSAVIHGLRHTSGAYKLVMDADLQHPPECVPALFKALCRDGVEFVCGTRYGAGIEIDKNWPAHRRLISWGARLLARPLTTLSDPMSGFFGIRDGVFKRHAGEVNSIGYKIALELFVKCRVQCFEEVGFNFATRTYGESKLTGKVIFHYLEHLYALYLFKLGRLFYVFVVVAVMFAMYLVAFLYHSLF, encoded by the coding sequence ATGCAGTATTCCATTATCGTTCCCGCATACAAGGAATGCGGGAACTTGGAGCCGCTGATACGCCGCGTTTTCGCTGCCGTGACGGAACAGGGCCTCCCCACGCAGAATGTCGAGATGCTCATCGTGGACGATAACTCGCGTGATGGGTCGAAGGAGGTTGTTGAGAGGCTTCATGAAGAGGGCTTCAACGTGCACATGGATGTTCGTACGACGGAGCGTGGcctgagcagcgccgtcattCACGGTCTGCGCCACACCAGTGGCGCCTACAAGCTTGTGATGGATGCCGACCTACAGCACCCGCCCGAGTGCGTGCCAGCGCTGTTCAAAGCCCTCTGCCGCGATGGGGTCGAGTTCGTCTGCGGCACGCGCTACGGCGCCGGAATCGAGATCGACAAGAACTGgccggcgcaccgccgcctcatTTCTTGGGgggcgcggctgctggccCGGCCTCTCACCACCCTTTCTGATCCCATGTCGGGCTTCTTCGGGATTCGCGATGGTGTGTTCAAGCGGCACGCCGGCGAGGTGAACTCGATCGGGTACAAGATTGCGCTGGAGCTGTTCGTCAAGTGCCGCGTGCAGTGCTTCGAGGAGGTTGGCTTCAATTTCGCGACTCGCACCTATGGTGAATCGAAGCTGACCGGTAAGGTGATCTTCCACTATCTCGAGCACCTCTACGCCCTTTACCTGTTCAAGCTGGGCCGTCTCTTCTACGTgtttgtggtggtggctgtgaTGTTCGCCATGTATCTCGTGGCGTTTCTATACCATTCGCTCTTCTAG
- a CDS encoding peptidyl-prolyl cis-trans isomerase, putative encodes MGVIRTVMKAGSGATPKAGQTITVHCTGYLADGKKKFWSTRDDNNPFSFNVGVGQVIRGWDEGMMQMQLGETAELLMTADYAYGDRGFPAWNIPSNAALLFEIELLKIQ; translated from the coding sequence ATGGGCGTCATTCGTACGGTCATGAAGGCGGGCAGTGGCGCCACCCCAAAGGCCGGGCAGACAATCACCGTGCACTGCACCGGGTACTTAGCGGATGGGAAGAAGAAGTTCTGGTCCACCCGCGATGACAACAACCCGTTCTCCTTCAACGTGGGCGTCGGCCAGGTGATTCGCGGCTGGGATGAGGGCATGATGCAGATGCAGCTCGGGGAGACGGCAGAGTTGCTCATGACGGCTGACTACGCCTACGGTGATCGCGGCTTTCCTGCCTGGAACATCCCGTCAAACGCCGCACTGCTGTTCGAGATTGAGCTGCTGAAAATACAGTAG
- a CDS encoding EIF3-interacting protein-like protein translates to MATNPDIETDIPRDVYQFFRGLNRAVERRDAAAMHDLYESQFDALTKNYYMAGHGQFRSWPALRLEQVSSCFRGNRMAELVYSFLFYKHLFMDNRSVRAPDAEGAWKTYSELLPMLKSYELPNWMLWDIFDEFLYQMTVVYQKVFATEGIWAVPEVSRLLNEVVDNSRLLELVKEPDFLDDIHRGPNTGALSGFYAIVTKSKLNVLLGDYYSALTDLEPLDVYNKGRAVLTRVSPCAVSVFYHIGFSYLMIHRFEDASNAFRRCVTVKLNGRRFSERVQQDAAYMYVCARVLGGMPINNLTSYLDSRKVAAFEDDRESLRTGDEERFRDVFDRCSPKFLTVPPSDGSPVKGSEGRELQARMFRRAVQQQQDIIKLRGYFKVYQNTKMNLLETLLEVDDGYAPLFALKMRSRQLVHDGVTADLLQGVFTSSSEFDCIVQDDNVEVVPSMTFGGIEQKLLNKIKNTQRDIEMAKRKFNQTRNRDEGGNKRRDQRDQKRRPNQQQLHGGVGNNAGSANRNNNNANRYPRQKMAAQPMTSNLFNRNDN, encoded by the coding sequence ATGGCGACCAACCCCGATATTGAGACCGATATTCCTCGCGATGTGTACCAGTTCTTTCGTGGACTGAACCGCGCGGTGgagcgccgcgacgcggcggcgatgcacgACCTCTACGAGTCGCAGTTTGATGCGCTTACCAAGAATTATTACATGGCCGGCCACGGTCAGTTTCGCTCCTGGCCGGCGCTCCGCCTTGAGCAGGTGTCGTCGTGCTTTCGTGGCAACCGCATGGCGGAGCTGGTCTACAGTTTCCTCTTCTACAAGCACCTGTTCATGGACAACCGCTCCGTGAGGGCTCCCGACGCGGAGGGGGCGTGGAAGACGTACAGTGAGCTCCTCCCGATGCTGAAGAGCTACGAGCTGCCGAACTGGATGCTGTGGGACATCTTTGATGAGTTTCTCTATCAGATGACGGTGGTGTATCAGAAGGTCTTTGCCACGGAGGGCATCTGGGCTGTGCCGGAGGTGTCGCGTCTTCTCAACGAGGTCGTCGACAACTCACGCCTGCTCGAGCTGGTGAAGGAGCCGGACTTTCTGGACGACATTCACCGCGGCCCGAACACAGGTGCGCTTAGCGGCTTCTACGCAATTGTGACCAAGTCGAAGCTGAACGTGCTCCTCGGCGACTACTACTCCGCCCTCACGGACTTGGAGCCCCTCGACGTGTACAACAAGGGCCGTGCCGTGCTGACGCGGGTGTCGCCGTGCGCGGTCTCCGTGTTCTACCACATCGGCTTCAGCTATCTGATGATCCACCGCTTCGAGGACGCCAGCAACGCcttccgccgctgcgtcaCGGTGAAGCTTAACGGCCGTCGCTTCTCcgagcgcgtgcagcaggaTGCGGCATACATGTACGTCTGCGCTCGTGTGCTGGGTGGCATGCCGATCAACAACCTCACCTCATACCTCGACAGCCGCAAGGTGGCCGCCTTCGAGGACGACCGCGAAAGCCTGCGCACCGGTGACGAGGAGCGCTTCCGTGACGTGTTTGACCGCTGTAGCCCCAAATTTCTCACTGTGCCGCCGTCGGATGGGTCGCCGGTGAAGGGGTCGGAGGGTcgcgagctgcaggcgcgcatGTTCCGtcgcgcggtgcagcagcagcaggacaTCATCAAGCTTCGCGGGTACTTCAAGGTGTACCAGAACACCAAGATGAACCTTCTcgagacgctgctggaggtcGACGATGGCTATGCGCCGCTGTTCGCACTCAAGATGCGCTCTCGCCAGCTGGTTCACGACGGCGTGACGGCGGACCTGCTGCAGGGCGTCTTCACGTCTAGCTCCGAGTTCGACTGCATTGTGCAGGATGACAACGTCGAGGTGGTGCCCAGTATGACGTTTGGCGGCATAGAGCAGAAGCTGCTGAACAAGATCAAGAACACGCAGCGCGACATCGAAATGGCGAAGCGCAAGTTCAACCAGACCCGCAACCGCGATGAAGGCGGCAACAAGCGCAGGGATCAGCGCGACCAGAAGCGTCGCCCcaatcagcagcagctgcacggcggcgtcggcaataacgccggcagcgcgaacaggaacaacaacaacgcgaACCGCTACCCGCGTCAGAAGATGGCTGCGCAGCCTATGACAAGCAACCTCTTCAACCGTAACGACAACTGA
- a CDS encoding xylulokinase, putative, translated as MYAGIDIGTSGIKIALMRSDGRIADSASAPLTVSSPHPLWNE; from the coding sequence ATGTACGCCGGCATCGACATTGGTACCTCGGGCATCAAGATTGCCTTGATGAGGAGTGACGGGCGAAtcgccgacagcgcctctgcccccCTGACGGTTTCCAGCCCGCACCCGCTGTGGAATGAGTAG